Below is a genomic region from bacterium.
CGTTCCGGCGGGCTCCTGCCCGCCTACGCGTCGACGTTTTTCCTGACGATCACCAATCCGATGACCATCATCAGCTTCGCCGCGGTCTTCGCGGTGATCGCCCCGGCGCGCGGCCTCGACTACGGATCGGCTGCCGTGACCGTCGCGGGCGTCTTCCTCGGGTCGGCCGCGTGGTGGCTCGTTCTCAGCACCGGGGTCGGCGCCGTCCGGCAGGCGGCCGGTGTCCGGCTGCTCGCGTGGGTGAGCCGCCTCTCCGGCGGCGTCATCGCGGGCTTCGGCGCGGCGCAGCTCGTCGAACGGACTTAGCGCGTACTCCGCAGCGGCCTTCACACGTTCCAAGAAATCTTCATAACTTAGCGGAACCTTTTCTCCACCGCGTACGATTCTATTTCGATTGCGCGCAGTGAAGACACTATGAAGGCGGGAGGAACACGGAGTGATGAAGGTTCGGTACTATCCAATGATCATCGCGCTGATTGCGGTCCTGGCCGCGGGGGTCACGTTCGCGACGGTCCGGATGCACGCATCGGCGCAGACTCAGCCTCCGGCACAGACGGGGCAGCAGCACGGCAGTCGCGTGTTCGGCACGATTCAGTCGGTCTCGGCGGGCTCGTTCGTCGTGGCGGGCCGCGACGGTAAGACGTACACGGTGAAGACCACCGCGGCGACGAAAGTCCTCACGCAGGCGAACGCCGGTCTCCGCGACATCAAGGCCGGCGACATGGTCCGGATCATGGCGCAGAAGGCGCAGGACGGCTCGTTCACCGCGGTGGCCGTGCAGGCGGCGCCGGCCGGGCTCGGCTACGCCGGGCGGCCCGGACGCGGCGGCGTCCGCGAAACGACTGCGGGCCGCGTGTTTGTGTCCGGCGCCGTGGCCGGGGTGACCGGCACCTCGCTCTCCGTCGCCGCGGCAAGCGGCTCTGCGACGACCGTCGCGGTGCCGGCGTCGGCGAAGATCTCGCGGCTGACGAGCGTGCCCCTGACCAGCCTCGCGGCCGGCGCGCACGTGGCCGCGATGGGCACCCTCAATTCGGACGGGTCGCTCTCGGCCTCGACGATTATGGTGGTGACGGCTAAGCGGTAGCGCTCCGGCTCCTCATCGTTTGACCCCGAGGACGACGGCCTCGCCCCACGCGAACGCGAGGTCGTCGTTCTCGGCTTTTATCAGAAACTCCGCGCGCGCCTCGGGGCTCGCGTTCACGAACTCCGCCCGCAGCGCCGCGGTGTCGGTCTCGCTCATGCCGGCCCGGCGCGCCCACTCCGCGAAGTGCTGCGGAATGGCGGTCTTCTCGACGGCCCCGACGGCGAGCCCGGCCGCTTCGAACAGCACCCGCAGGCGGCTCGGCGGCACGTTCAGCACGTGGGACCGATCGCGCCGCACCTCCCATCGGTTCATGAGGTCGTCGAGGGCCGGATCCTCCGGCGCGCAGGTGTCGTCGATCACGACGCGGCCGCCGGGGCGGGCGACCCGCGTCATCTCGGCGATCGCGCGCTGCAGGTTCGGAAAATGGTGAGACGCGTACCGGCACACGACGAGATCGAAGACGTCGTTCCGGAAGGGCAGGGCCTCGGCGTCGCCGAGGCAGAAGGTCACGTTGGCCAGCCCGCGCTCGTCCCGAAGTCCGCGCGCCTCCCGCACCATACCCGCCGTGAAGTCGAGAGCCACGACGCCGCGGGCCCGCTCGGCCATCGCAAACGCCGTGAAGCCGGTGCCGGTCGCGACGTCCAGGACACGGTCGGTCGGGGCGGGAGCGGCGAACCGCTTCAGGATCTCGAGACCGCTCGACTGCTCGTGGCGCCGGCTGACCGTGTACCAGCCGGCCTGCCGGCCGAACTGCGACTGGACGGCCTTTTTCGTTGCCTCCGCGTCGTGCACGCGCACCCTCCCGGCGACATCGTCGCATTTCCGACGGCTGGTCCCGCGTGAGCGGGAGAAGGAGCCGATCGATATCGCGCGAATCAACGGCTCCGTGACGCTGGCCGCTTGGCACGGATCGCCGCTGCTCCTGATTCTCACGCTGGCCGGAGACGCCCTGTGTTTTGTGTTCGCGATCGTCGGCGAACTGACCGGGCGCCGCCGGATGCCGCACCTATTCTGGTGGATTCTCTGGTTGGCGCAGGTCCCCCTGGCGATTGCCGCCGTCGCCGGCATCGGCTTGTTCGCGACCGGCGCGCGGCCCCGGACCCCGTATCACTTCATGTACGACGCGCTGATCGTCCTGACGCTGCTTGCCCTCTACCTGCTGAGACCGGGCGGCGCGCTGCGCGTCGCGCTGGACGAACGCACCTACCGTGAATCGCGCTGGATGGCGCTGCTCGTGCTTTTCCTCGGAGGACTCGTCGGCCGGGCGTACATGACCGGCGCGCTCGGGCGCTGAACCGCTAGGTCCTCACGAGGACGTTCATGCGTTCTCGTGAGACCACCAAGACCTGCGCCCCAGACTGCCGGCGCCATAGCGCGCGCAAACGGCGGCGCGTCGGATCCGTCAACCGGGCATATCGTTGTCCGGCCATGGCCTTCTCAAGATGCGCGGGGCTGTCGAGATACGCGCGGCGCTCGAACACCTCGACCGCGTCGAGCCGAAAGAGTCCGCGCCGGACGACCTCCCGTATGGCCCGGTCGGCGCAGCGAAAGTCCGCCAAGGGTCTCCTAATCTCAAGGGGCCCGGCGTAGCGCCGTCGGTTTCCCGTCAGACAGACCACTTGGTCCTGTCGTGCCCGGGTAGCCGCGAACCTGTCAGTGCGCAGGTCGACCAGGATGCCGTTCGGACGGAGCAGGCCGC
It encodes:
- a CDS encoding LysE family transporter, which gives rise to MLFFKAFVIGLSIAAPVGPIGVLCIRRTLVFGRRVGFVSGLGAATADAFYGAVAAFGLTVLFRFFVQNARPLHLIGGALLLLIGLRTMLARRDVAVSADGPARSGGLLPAYASTFFLTITNPMTIISFAAVFAVIAPARGLDYGSAAVTVAGVFLGSAAWWLVLSTGVGAVRQAAGVRLLAWVSRLSGGVIAGFGAAQLVERT
- a CDS encoding DUF5666 domain-containing protein, with product MKVRYYPMIIALIAVLAAGVTFATVRMHASAQTQPPAQTGQQHGSRVFGTIQSVSAGSFVVAGRDGKTYTVKTTAATKVLTQANAGLRDIKAGDMVRIMAQKAQDGSFTAVAVQAAPAGLGYAGRPGRGGVRETTAGRVFVSGAVAGVTGTSLSVAAASGSATTVAVPASAKISRLTSVPLTSLAAGAHVAAMGTLNSDGSLSASTIMVVTAKR
- a CDS encoding methyltransferase domain-containing protein, translated to MHDAEATKKAVQSQFGRQAGWYTVSRRHEQSSGLEILKRFAAPAPTDRVLDVATGTGFTAFAMAERARGVVALDFTAGMVREARGLRDERGLANVTFCLGDAEALPFRNDVFDLVVCRYASHHFPNLQRAIAEMTRVARPGGRVVIDDTCAPEDPALDDLMNRWEVRRDRSHVLNVPPSRLRVLFEAAGLAVGAVEKTAIPQHFAEWARRAGMSETDTAALRAEFVNASPEARAEFLIKAENDDLAFAWGEAVVLGVKR